In the Mytilus trossulus isolate FHL-02 chromosome 1, PNRI_Mtr1.1.1.hap1, whole genome shotgun sequence genome, one interval contains:
- the LOC134725926 gene encoding protein rolling stone-like, protein MVLKILKAEFCFKKLGFGDVHPGRFVYSQWRLPPLIYLLYRLALAAYADYWIIETGTMMESMRWQNTSTLTNGSSRMLIEYSFPVYLTNWTYLMLCLYLTLHFLFALLHYCIKFRTSNMLSRPHAEGHRALFNELTLTPTFWDEDRDSEETEDAIVKLYSLPWYFKLTWIFYTIATTASVMVTFMFFAFLWPQFDHSKGIDIINLQLHGINSVIVVVDLLISAVPVRLLHAVYAIIYGLIYITFTGIFFAAGNRSPIYPHVLDWRQPAITIGVVVGVAVIAVPIVHLVLFGIHRIKVQIYHKITPWSTL, encoded by the exons atggttCTAAAAATCTTGAAAGCagaattttgttttaagaaattagGGTTTGGGGATGTTCATCCTGGTAGATTTGTATATTCTCAG tGGCGATTACCTCCCTTGATTTATCTCTTGTATCGACTAGCACTGGCAGCTTATGCAGATTACTGGATAATTGAAACTGGTACTATGATGGAGTCTATGAGATGGCAGAACACATCAACATTGACAAATGGTAGCAGTCGCATGTTAATTGAATATTCCTTTCCAGTCTATCTGACAAACTGGACCTATCTAatgctttgtttatatttaaccCTTCATTTTCTGTTTGCGCTGCTTCATTACTGCATTAAGTTTAGGACTTCAAACATGCTCTCAAGACCCCATGCTGAAGGACATCGTGCCTTGTTTAATGAATTGACCTTGACTCCAACTTTTTGGGATGAAGATCGTGATTCAGAAGAGACAGAAGATGCTATTGTTAAATTGTATTCCTTGCCGTGGTACTTTAAACTTACATGGATTTTTTATACCATTGCTACCACAGCTTCTGTAATGGtgacatttatgttttttgcatttttatggCCACAATTTGACCACAGTAAAGGAATTGACATTATCAACTTACAGCTACATGGCATAAATTCTGTGATAGTTGTCGTAGATCTTCTAATCAGTGCAGTACCAGTTAGATTATTACATGCAGTATATGCCATAATTTATGGCCTGATTTATATCACATTTACTGGCATATTTTTTGCTGCTGGTAATCGCAGTCCCATATACCCACATGTATTGGATTGGAGACAGCCTGCAATTACTATTGGTGTGGTGGTTGGTGTAGCAGTAATTGCTGTGCCAATAGTTCATTTAGTCTTGTTTGGTATTCACAGAATAAAGGTtcaaatttatcataaaattacaCCTTGGTCTACCTTATGA